In the Streptomyces sp. cg36 genome, one interval contains:
- a CDS encoding MarR family winged helix-turn-helix transcriptional regulator produces the protein MAETTEPGGPTGPAGPEEPTLDEQIAAYQREFRDLDPQVEKVVSALGRLNRRMNVAYGRQVAALGISNAEWEVLKTLVLAGKPYRLGPGELAKRLGLTPAAMTHRIDRMAGEGLVTRDRDENNRVRVIVELTDEGRTKWLEAMQMATDFEEDLLQDLTPDERGSLGEMLIRVLRRVEHAQPDAGGRLTDLD, from the coding sequence ATGGCTGAGACCACCGAGCCCGGCGGGCCCACGGGCCCCGCCGGCCCAGAGGAGCCGACCCTCGACGAGCAGATCGCGGCGTACCAGCGCGAATTCCGCGACCTCGACCCCCAGGTCGAGAAGGTCGTCTCGGCCCTCGGCCGGCTGAACCGCCGGATGAACGTGGCGTACGGACGCCAGGTCGCCGCACTCGGCATCAGCAACGCGGAGTGGGAGGTCCTCAAGACCCTCGTGCTCGCGGGCAAGCCCTACCGGCTCGGCCCCGGCGAGCTCGCCAAGCGCCTCGGCCTCACCCCGGCCGCCATGACCCACCGCATCGACCGCATGGCGGGCGAGGGCCTGGTCACCCGCGACCGCGACGAGAACAACCGCGTACGGGTGATCGTGGAGCTCACGGACGAGGGCCGGACGAAGTGGCTGGAGGCCATGCAGATGGCCACCGACTTCGAGGAGGACCTGCTCCAGGACCTCACCCCGGACGAGCGGGGCTCCCTCGGCGAGATGCTGATCCGGGTCCTGCGCCGCGTGGAGCACGCCCAGCCGGACGCGGGCGGACGCCTCACCGACCTGGACTGA
- a CDS encoding SpoIIE family protein phosphatase produces MNFTRWSARLPGTQRRAAARTDRGSVPAARGEYGPDTESRPDGEAPEQSGAPALEELSVRQLLGSLPALVALVHGPDHRVAYVNDAYATTFGPRPVGAPAAKALPELDELGLFPLMDQVLRSGKPRTVKSRKAQGGGSYTVTCTPVEIPAREDGAGGVLVFAADVTDHAEAAERLRASERRHRETAVTLQRSLLPQELEQPDDLRVAATYQPGGTDAAVGGDWYDVITLGAGRTALVIGDVMGRGVRAAAVMGQLRTAVRAYARLDLPPHEVLQLLDGLAAEIDASQIATCVYAVHDPNEGRLVYASAGHLPVLVRHADGSVHRAEDPTGPPLGTGGWLHTSGTIALPPGATAVLYTDGLVERRGEDIDEGVASLERALSGAIGSPQVVCDRLIRSLGVTAEHDDDVAVLVLQHPARTGPDAELFHNAALDLLGGVEAAPRARAFASGVLASWRFPVELRDLGVLAASELVANSLQHGTPPMRLRLRRTDRRLIIEVTDGDDHLPRRRRAEPGDESGRGISIVATIASSWGSRRTPGGGKAVWCEFALPG; encoded by the coding sequence GTGAACTTCACGCGTTGGAGCGCCCGGCTCCCCGGTACGCAGCGCCGCGCCGCCGCACGGACCGACCGGGGCTCCGTGCCCGCCGCACGCGGTGAGTACGGACCGGACACCGAGAGCCGGCCGGACGGCGAGGCACCGGAGCAGTCCGGCGCGCCCGCCCTGGAGGAGCTGTCGGTGCGCCAGCTCCTCGGCAGCCTCCCCGCCCTCGTCGCGCTGGTCCACGGACCGGACCACCGCGTGGCGTACGTGAACGACGCCTATGCCACGACGTTCGGCCCCCGCCCGGTCGGCGCCCCGGCCGCCAAGGCGCTGCCCGAGCTGGACGAACTCGGCCTGTTCCCGCTGATGGACCAGGTCCTGCGCAGCGGCAAGCCGCGCACGGTCAAGTCCCGCAAGGCCCAGGGCGGCGGTTCGTACACGGTCACCTGCACTCCGGTCGAGATCCCCGCGCGCGAGGACGGCGCGGGCGGCGTCCTGGTCTTCGCCGCCGACGTCACCGACCACGCCGAGGCCGCCGAGCGGCTGCGCGCCAGCGAGCGCCGGCACCGCGAGACCGCCGTCACCCTCCAGCGCTCCCTGCTCCCGCAGGAGCTGGAGCAGCCCGACGACCTGCGGGTGGCCGCCACCTACCAGCCGGGCGGCACGGACGCGGCGGTCGGCGGCGACTGGTACGACGTGATCACCCTGGGCGCCGGGCGCACCGCCCTGGTCATCGGGGACGTGATGGGGCGCGGGGTGCGCGCGGCGGCGGTGATGGGCCAGCTCCGCACGGCGGTGCGGGCGTACGCGCGCCTGGACCTGCCCCCGCACGAGGTGCTCCAGCTGCTCGACGGCCTGGCCGCCGAGATCGACGCCAGCCAGATCGCCACCTGCGTCTACGCGGTGCACGACCCCAACGAGGGCCGGCTGGTCTACGCGTCGGCGGGCCACCTGCCCGTGCTCGTGCGCCACGCGGACGGCAGCGTGCACCGCGCGGAGGACCCGACCGGCCCCCCGCTGGGCACCGGCGGCTGGCTGCACACCTCCGGCACCATCGCCCTGCCGCCCGGCGCCACCGCCGTCCTCTATACGGACGGCTTGGTCGAGCGCAGGGGAGAGGACATCGACGAGGGCGTGGCCTCGCTGGAGCGCGCGCTGTCCGGCGCGATCGGCAGTCCGCAGGTCGTCTGCGACCGGCTGATCCGCTCGCTGGGCGTGACCGCCGAGCACGACGACGACGTGGCGGTGCTGGTCCTCCAGCACCCGGCCCGCACCGGCCCGGACGCCGAGCTGTTCCACAACGCGGCGCTCGACCTGCTGGGCGGCGTCGAAGCCGCGCCACGCGCGCGTGCCTTCGCGTCCGGGGTGCTGGCCTCCTGGCGGTTCCCGGTGGAACTGCGCGACCTGGGCGTCCTGGCCGCCAGCGAGCTGGTGGCCAATTCGCTCCAGCACGGCACCCCGCCGATGCGGCTGCGCCTGCGCCGCACCGACCGGCGGCTGATCATCGAGGTGACGGACGGCGACGACCATCTGCCGCGCCGCCGCCGCGCCGAGCCCGGAGACGAGTCAGGACGAGGCATCTCGATCGTCGCGACGATCGCCTCGTCCTGGGGTTCACGCCGTACACCGGGCGGCGGCAAGGCGGTGTGGTGCGAGTTCGCCCTGCCGGGCTAG
- a CDS encoding NAD(P)/FAD-dependent oxidoreductase encodes MVKAAIKRGSSPEPTPGTHILVVGGGYVGMYTALHLQRKLKARLRDGGAVITVITPDPYMTYQPFLPEAAAGLISPRHVVVPLRRVLDRCRLVVGEVRSIDHASRTATVTTLATEEERTGPVEIAYDELVLAPGSISRTLPVPGLADYGIGFKTVEEAIGLRNHVIEQMDIASSTRDPAVRDAALTFVFVGGGYAGVEALAELEDMARYAARYYHNIKPEDLKWILVEASDRILPEVGEEMGRYAVRELRGRNIDVRLGTRLDSCENRVAVLSDGARLPTRTVVWTAGVKPAPVVAATDLPRNERGRLKCTAKLQVEGAEHAWAAGDAAAVPDVTAEEKDKECAPNAQHAVRQAKTLAENVAAAIEGRPLAEYSHKYVGSVASLGLHKGVAHVYGRKLKGYPAWFMHRVYHLSRVPTFNRKARVLAEWTLAGLFKRDIVSLGSLEHPRAEFESAAGPGPAPGPGPEAPGGKEN; translated from the coding sequence ATGGTGAAGGCTGCGATCAAACGGGGGTCGAGCCCCGAACCCACGCCCGGCACGCACATTCTCGTCGTCGGCGGCGGCTACGTGGGGATGTACACGGCGCTGCACCTCCAGCGGAAGCTGAAGGCGCGGCTGCGGGACGGCGGCGCGGTGATCACGGTGATCACCCCCGATCCGTACATGACGTACCAGCCGTTCCTGCCGGAGGCCGCCGCGGGCCTCATCTCGCCGCGCCACGTCGTCGTCCCCCTGCGCCGCGTCCTGGACCGCTGCCGGCTGGTCGTCGGCGAGGTCCGGTCCATCGACCACGCCTCGCGGACCGCGACCGTCACCACCCTCGCCACCGAGGAGGAGAGGACCGGCCCGGTCGAGATCGCCTACGACGAGCTCGTCCTGGCGCCCGGCTCCATCTCCCGCACCCTCCCGGTCCCGGGCCTCGCCGACTACGGCATCGGCTTCAAGACCGTCGAGGAGGCCATCGGCCTGCGCAACCACGTCATCGAGCAGATGGACATCGCCTCCTCCACCCGCGATCCGGCCGTCCGTGACGCGGCCCTCACCTTCGTGTTCGTCGGCGGCGGCTACGCGGGCGTGGAGGCGCTCGCCGAGCTGGAGGACATGGCCCGCTACGCCGCGCGGTACTACCACAACATCAAGCCCGAGGACCTGAAGTGGATCCTCGTGGAGGCCAGCGACCGCATCCTTCCCGAGGTCGGCGAGGAGATGGGCCGGTACGCGGTCCGCGAGCTGCGCGGGCGCAACATCGACGTACGCCTGGGAACGCGCCTCGACTCCTGCGAGAACCGCGTCGCCGTCCTCAGCGACGGCGCCCGGCTGCCCACCCGTACGGTCGTGTGGACCGCCGGGGTCAAGCCCGCGCCCGTAGTCGCCGCCACCGATCTGCCGCGCAACGAGCGAGGCCGCCTCAAGTGCACCGCCAAGCTCCAGGTGGAGGGCGCCGAGCACGCCTGGGCGGCCGGGGACGCGGCGGCCGTCCCGGACGTCACGGCCGAGGAGAAGGACAAGGAGTGCGCGCCCAACGCGCAGCACGCCGTGCGCCAGGCGAAGACGCTCGCCGAGAACGTCGCCGCCGCCATCGAGGGACGGCCGCTGGCCGAGTACTCCCACAAGTACGTCGGCTCGGTCGCCTCGCTCGGCCTCCACAAGGGCGTCGCCCATGTCTACGGCCGCAAGCTCAAGGGCTACCCGGCCTGGTTCATGCACCGCGTCTACCACCTGAGCCGCGTGCCCACCTTCAACCGCAAGGCGCGCGTGCTCGCCGAGTGGACGCTGGCGGGGCTCTTCAAACGGGACATCGTCTCGCTCGGCTCGCTGGAGCACCCGCGCGCCGAATTCGAGAGCGCCGCGGGCCCCGGACCCGCGCCGGGACCGGGCCCCGAGGCGCCCGGCGGCAAGGAGAACTGA
- a CDS encoding GNAT family N-acetyltransferase: protein MEHVIRPVRADEWLKAKELRLAALADPAAPVAFLETTEQAEAQPDSFWQDRTARATGTGACQFIAEAPDGTWAGSVVVLIEEPGTEDFFGARIEATQGHLVGVFVRPEHRGIGLTERLFAAAVEWAWSLEPALGRVRLYVHEDNPRARGFYGKFGFVPTGRTTGPSAEEGESSASQETASHEIEMELVRP, encoded by the coding sequence ATGGAACACGTGATACGCCCTGTCAGGGCCGACGAATGGCTCAAGGCCAAGGAGCTGCGGCTCGCCGCGCTCGCCGACCCCGCCGCCCCGGTGGCCTTCTTGGAGACGACCGAGCAGGCCGAGGCCCAGCCGGACAGTTTCTGGCAGGACCGCACGGCCCGGGCCACCGGCACCGGCGCCTGCCAGTTCATCGCGGAGGCGCCCGACGGGACCTGGGCCGGCAGCGTCGTCGTCCTCATCGAGGAGCCGGGCACCGAGGACTTCTTCGGCGCGAGGATCGAGGCCACCCAGGGGCATCTGGTCGGCGTCTTCGTACGGCCCGAGCACCGGGGGATCGGGCTCACCGAGCGGCTCTTCGCGGCGGCCGTGGAGTGGGCCTGGTCCCTGGAACCGGCGCTGGGCCGCGTACGGCTCTATGTGCACGAGGACAACCCACGCGCGCGGGGCTTCTACGGGAAGTTCGGCTTCGTACCGACCGGCCGGACCACGGGGCCGTCCGCCGAGGAGGGGGAGTCGTCGGCCTCGCAGGAGACGGCCTCGCACGAGATCGAGATGGAGCTCGTACGCCCGTAG
- a CDS encoding sigma-70 family RNA polymerase sigma factor — protein sequence MNADERDESLSGDARPDGPGPDGPGRGGPVHGGPVHGGGAESSALPPRQVPSQGGPGGRPDTESGTGGTVLPGPWGPPPQESQTPEPVAPTGAAGADAGASVPPQRERGTGDPTADAELIQRMRAGDDAAYEELFRRHSDAVRRYARSCCRDAHTADDLTAEVFARTLQAVRGGAGPEQAVRAYLMTTVRRVAASWTKTAKREQLVEDFALFAAQAARTSDGRDEDTVDLGADVRAMHEAEQSLAMQAFRSLPERWQAVLWHTTVEEESPSEIAPLFGLTANATAVLASRAREGLKQAYLQAHVSTSLTEGGDCSRYADRLGAYARGGLRMRAERGLSKHLEECAKCRLAVLELKDVNSGIPALLPVATIGWFAAGYSLKAAGLVAGGAVGAAGAGAAAAATGGSSSGGAAGGAVASEGLGAPAKAGIAAAVAVAVAAGVVYALSGNGAAPPAKPQAKPSAVVPVVPRKPPPSPTPEPPAPPAPAPPPPVKPAPKPTPKPAPPKPKPKPPPKPTPPAPKPTPKPTPPKPTPTPPPPPPPAQVYQVNRLQYGVFGDHTKPEVRLGQSSWLWQRWGLGIDGKQYSHGVTVHARSSVVIDLNRQCSSYDAFAGVDDLTMGLGAVRFSLYGDSTLLWRSPVMHGGDPAVPVHANITGRRTIRLVVEPHTPFGSVALADWAKSVINCR from the coding sequence ATGAATGCTGACGAGCGGGACGAGTCGCTCTCCGGCGACGCGCGCCCCGACGGTCCGGGCCCCGACGGTCCGGGCCGCGGCGGCCCGGTCCACGGTGGTCCCGTCCATGGCGGCGGTGCGGAGTCGAGTGCCCTGCCCCCGCGCCAAGTGCCCAGTCAGGGCGGCCCCGGTGGCCGTCCCGACACCGAGAGCGGGACCGGCGGCACCGTGCTGCCCGGCCCCTGGGGCCCGCCGCCCCAGGAGTCGCAGACACCGGAGCCGGTGGCGCCCACGGGCGCGGCCGGGGCCGACGCCGGGGCCAGCGTTCCGCCGCAGCGCGAGCGCGGCACGGGCGATCCGACCGCCGACGCCGAGCTGATCCAGCGGATGCGCGCGGGCGACGACGCCGCGTACGAGGAGCTGTTCCGCCGCCACTCGGACGCGGTCCGCCGCTACGCCCGCAGCTGCTGCCGGGACGCGCACACCGCCGACGACCTCACGGCCGAGGTCTTCGCCCGTACCCTCCAGGCGGTGCGCGGCGGCGCCGGGCCCGAGCAGGCGGTCCGGGCGTATCTGATGACGACGGTCCGCCGGGTCGCCGCGTCCTGGACCAAGACGGCCAAGCGCGAGCAGCTGGTCGAGGACTTCGCCCTGTTCGCCGCGCAGGCCGCCCGCACCTCGGACGGCCGGGACGAGGACACGGTCGACCTCGGCGCGGACGTGCGGGCGATGCACGAGGCCGAGCAGTCGCTGGCCATGCAGGCGTTCCGGTCGCTGCCGGAGCGCTGGCAGGCGGTGCTGTGGCACACCACGGTCGAGGAGGAGTCGCCCAGCGAGATCGCGCCGCTGTTCGGGCTGACCGCCAACGCCACGGCGGTCCTGGCCAGCCGGGCCCGCGAAGGGCTCAAGCAGGCGTACCTCCAGGCGCACGTCTCCACCTCGCTCACCGAGGGCGGCGACTGCTCCCGTTACGCGGACCGGCTCGGCGCGTACGCGCGCGGCGGGCTGCGGATGCGGGCCGAGCGAGGGCTGAGCAAGCATCTGGAGGAGTGCGCCAAGTGCCGTCTCGCGGTGCTTGAGCTCAAGGACGTCAACTCCGGGATCCCCGCGCTGCTGCCGGTCGCCACCATCGGCTGGTTCGCCGCCGGGTACTCGCTCAAGGCCGCCGGTCTGGTGGCCGGGGGCGCGGTCGGCGCGGCGGGCGCGGGTGCCGCCGCGGCGGCCACGGGCGGGAGTTCGTCCGGCGGCGCGGCCGGTGGTGCCGTCGCCTCGGAGGGGCTCGGCGCCCCGGCCAAGGCGGGCATCGCCGCGGCGGTCGCCGTAGCGGTGGCCGCGGGCGTGGTCTACGCGCTCAGCGGCAACGGCGCGGCGCCGCCCGCGAAGCCGCAGGCCAAGCCGTCGGCCGTGGTCCCGGTCGTGCCGCGCAAGCCGCCGCCGTCCCCCACCCCGGAGCCCCCGGCCCCGCCCGCACCCGCGCCGCCGCCCCCGGTCAAGCCCGCGCCCAAGCCGACGCCGAAGCCCGCGCCGCCCAAGCCGAAGCCGAAGCCGCCGCCCAAACCCACGCCTCCGGCGCCCAAGCCGACGCCGAAGCCGACGCCCCCGAAGCCGACCCCCACACCGCCCCCTCCACCGCCCCCGGCGCAGGTCTACCAGGTGAACCGGTTGCAGTACGGGGTGTTCGGCGACCACACCAAGCCCGAGGTGCGGCTCGGCCAGTCCAGCTGGCTCTGGCAGCGCTGGGGGCTGGGGATCGACGGCAAGCAGTACAGCCACGGGGTGACCGTCCACGCCAGGTCGTCCGTGGTCATCGACCTCAACCGGCAGTGCTCCAGCTATGACGCGTTCGCCGGGGTCGACGACCTGACGATGGGCCTGGGTGCCGTGCGGTTCTCGCTGTACGGCGACAGCACGCTGCTGTGGCGCTCCCCGGTGATGCACGGCGGGGACCCGGCGGTGCCGGTCCACGCGAACATCACGGGCCGCCGCACGATCCGCCTGGTCGTCGAGCCGCACACGCCGTTCGGCTCGGTGGCGCTCGCGGACTGGGCGAAGTCGGTCATCAACTGCCGCTGA
- a CDS encoding MFS transporter translates to MGAAMRRIQTGNALSAFGLGFTVPYLYIYVATVRGLGSFWAGIVLGVFALAALVALLFTGRVIDRRGPLPVLVGAAVTAAVGALFLGLATNLVAVLGAAALLGAGTAVMQPALATMIVWSSSPTSRTRAFAMQFFLQNLGLGIGGLIGGQIVDESRPASFTLLFAIEAGMFLVLAAIALSVKLPRNAAIADARPKGEKSGGFRAVLGHRAMLQLCVLGFVLFFACYGQFESGLAAYGTEAAGIEPSTLGIALAANTAVIVVAQFLVLRFVERRRRSRVIASVGIIWTVAWLFAGYAGLGHGSQTMATAAFISTYALFGLGEAMLSPTVAPLVADLAPEAMVGQYNSAFALVKQMALALGPFVGGPMGATLHGPYVVTFILFSLGITVLALRLGRGLTLAQDHPHAAATSRVVAVHKAEPEQVAV, encoded by the coding sequence ATGGGCGCGGCGATGCGCCGGATCCAGACGGGGAACGCGCTGAGCGCGTTCGGACTCGGGTTCACCGTTCCGTATCTGTACATCTACGTGGCGACGGTGCGAGGGCTCGGCTCTTTCTGGGCCGGGATCGTCCTCGGCGTCTTCGCCCTGGCCGCGCTCGTGGCGCTGCTCTTCACCGGCCGGGTCATCGACCGGCGCGGCCCCCTGCCCGTCCTGGTCGGCGCCGCCGTGACGGCCGCCGTGGGCGCGCTCTTCCTGGGCCTCGCCACCAACCTGGTGGCCGTCCTCGGGGCCGCGGCCCTGCTGGGCGCGGGCACCGCGGTCATGCAGCCCGCGCTCGCCACCATGATCGTCTGGTCGTCGTCGCCGACCTCCCGTACCCGTGCGTTCGCCATGCAGTTCTTCCTGCAGAACCTGGGCCTGGGCATCGGCGGGCTCATCGGCGGGCAGATCGTCGACGAGAGCCGTCCGGCGTCCTTCACCCTGCTCTTCGCCATCGAGGCCGGGATGTTCCTGGTCCTCGCCGCGATCGCGCTGTCGGTGAAGCTGCCGCGGAACGCGGCCATCGCGGACGCCCGGCCCAAGGGCGAGAAGAGCGGCGGTTTCCGGGCCGTCCTCGGACACCGGGCCATGCTCCAGCTCTGCGTGCTCGGCTTCGTGCTGTTCTTCGCCTGCTACGGGCAGTTCGAGTCGGGTCTCGCCGCGTACGGCACCGAGGCCGCCGGGATCGAGCCGTCGACCCTGGGCATCGCCCTGGCCGCCAACACCGCCGTCATCGTGGTCGCGCAGTTCCTGGTGCTGCGCTTCGTCGAGCGCCGCCGCCGCAGCCGCGTGATCGCGTCCGTGGGCATCATCTGGACCGTGGCCTGGCTCTTCGCCGGGTACGCGGGGCTCGGCCACGGCAGCCAGACCATGGCGACCGCCGCGTTCATCTCCACGTACGCGCTCTTCGGGCTCGGTGAGGCGATGCTGTCGCCGACCGTGGCGCCGCTGGTCGCGGACCTGGCCCCCGAGGCGATGGTCGGTCAGTACAACTCGGCGTTCGCGCTGGTCAAGCAGATGGCACTGGCGCTCGGCCCGTTCGTGGGCGGCCCGATGGGGGCCACCCTGCACGGCCCGTACGTCGTGACCTTCATTCTGTTCTCGCTCGGCATCACCGTGCTGGCGCTGCGGCTCGGCCGGGGGCTCACCCTCGCGCAGGACCACCCGCACGCGGCGGCCACGTCCCGCGTGGTCGCGGTCCACAAGGCCGAGCCGGAGCAGGTGGCCGTCTGA
- a CDS encoding TetR/AcrR family transcriptional regulator — protein MHIQDSHWQSAVVASADGSGRVSGGGSASRAPLRVDAQRNLEHVLRAAREVFGELGYGAPMEDVARRARVGVGTVYRRFPSKDVLVRRIAEEETARLTDQARTALGQEEEPWSALSRFLRTSVASGAGRLLPPQVLRVGVDVDEPTALTGAPVLESVEPLEPTGPLSAEARVPQQRQAGLTGLPGTPDLRVVEPRTSPEDELDDAGAAELLAVVGQLVDRAREAGELRGDVTVADVLLVIATAAPSLPDPHQQAAASARLLDILLEGLRSRPA, from the coding sequence ATGCATATTCAGGACTCTCATTGGCAATCTGCCGTCGTCGCGTCGGCGGACGGCAGCGGACGTGTCAGCGGTGGTGGGAGCGCTTCCCGCGCCCCGCTGCGCGTGGACGCCCAGCGCAATCTGGAGCACGTACTGCGTGCCGCGCGCGAGGTCTTCGGCGAGCTGGGGTACGGGGCGCCGATGGAGGACGTGGCGCGCCGCGCCCGCGTCGGCGTGGGCACGGTCTACCGGCGCTTCCCCAGCAAGGACGTGCTGGTGCGGCGGATAGCCGAGGAGGAGACCGCACGCCTCACCGACCAGGCGCGGACCGCGCTGGGCCAGGAGGAGGAGCCGTGGTCGGCGCTCTCCCGGTTCCTGCGCACCTCGGTCGCGTCCGGTGCGGGACGGCTGCTGCCGCCGCAGGTGCTGCGGGTCGGCGTGGACGTCGACGAGCCGACGGCCCTCACCGGCGCTCCGGTGCTGGAGTCGGTCGAGCCGCTGGAGCCGACGGGGCCGCTGTCCGCCGAGGCGCGGGTCCCGCAGCAGCGGCAGGCGGGCCTCACCGGCCTGCCGGGCACGCCCGACCTGCGGGTCGTCGAGCCGCGCACCTCGCCCGAGGACGAGCTGGACGACGCGGGAGCGGCCGAGCTGCTCGCGGTCGTGGGCCAGCTCGTGGACCGGGCGCGGGAGGCGGGTGAGCTGCGGGGCGACGTCACGGTGGCCGATGTGCTGCTGGTGATAGCCACGGCGGCGCCCTCGCTGCCGGATCCGCACCAGCAGGCGGCGGCGTCCGCCCGGCTGCTCGACATCCTGCTGGAGGGCCTGCGCTCACGTCCGGCCTAA